The following coding sequences lie in one Rutidosis leptorrhynchoides isolate AG116_Rl617_1_P2 chromosome 6, CSIRO_AGI_Rlap_v1, whole genome shotgun sequence genomic window:
- the LOC139855379 gene encoding uncharacterized protein, with translation MALNRPGSCNPAVVKIGITFLGLCMVGYLLGPPLYWHVLEGLAAVRRSSSAVSCPTCNCDCDSQPLLTIPQGLSNGSFTDCAKHDPEVSGDTEKNFAELLSEELKIREAEALESQQRADMALLEAKKLTSQYQKEADKCNSGMETCEEAREKAEAALLAQKQQSEMWESRARQKGWKEGSTKSVNTA, from the exons ATGGCTTTAAACAGGCCTGGATCATGTAATCCGGCTGTTGTAAAGATCGGAATTACATTTTTAGGATTGTGTATGGTGGGTTATTTATTAGGTCCGCCGTTATATTGGCACGTTCTTGAAGGATTAGCCGCCGTCCGCCGCTCATCCTCCGCCGTATCTTGCCCTACTTGCAACTGTGACTGTGATTCTCAACCACTTCTTACAATTCCTCAAG GGCTTAGCAATGGTTCCTTCACAG ATTGTGCAAAGCATGATCCCGAAGTAAGTGGAGACACAGAAAAGAATTTTGCAGAGCTTCTATCCGAGGAATTGAAGATACGAGAGGCTGAAGCTTTAGAAAGTCAACAACGTGCTGACATGGCGCTACTCGAGGCCAAGAAGTTGACATCCCAGTATCAAAAAGAAGCTGATAAGTGCAATTCAGGAATGGAAACTTGTGAAGAAGCTCGTGAAAAAGCCGAAGCAGCTTTACTTGCACAAAAACAACAAAGTGAGATGTGGGAATCAAGAGCCCGACAAAAAGGTTGGAAGGAAGGCAGCACCAAGTCTGTAAACACTGCATAG